The window TCACCAATGTAATTAGTATTTGCATTTGAAATCCCTGGAGTGGCCTtctcttgatctctccttctgctagggcagtgtttctcaagcttggcaacttgaagatgggtggacttcaactcccagaattccccaggggaattctgggagttgaagtccacccatcttcaagttgccaagcttgagaaacactgtagggTCTTCCTGGAGACTCGGTGATTGCTGAATTCATAGATGGCCTGGCCCCAGAAGgggttgatgggagttgtagtctgaaaGAATACTTTGCTGGGCCAGGCAAAATCACCAGGCTGCTGCTTGGGGGGGGCTAGGCCAATCTCTGCAGAATAAGTCTCCTGAGCCTGCGTGGAGGAAGGCTTTAAAAGCTTTAATCTCTGAGCATGTGTAGAGTCCATTTTTCTACCCCAGAGTAGCCACCGGCCTAGACCTAATGGGTACTGAGGAGGATTGGTCCTACAGGTTTCTACCAAGAATGTTGTTTTCCTAGTGTGCTGTGGCTTTGGGTTAACTAAAACAATTCACCAAGTGAGCAATTCCTTTCCTGAAATGCTGATTTTAATCTCCTCTTTGTAagtcatcagcagcagcagcagcagaaggggGGCAGGGAATTGTTCAAGCCACCTTTCCAGTGACAGTTACTTTTGAGGGTTTCTGAATTTCCCAGAGAAGGGGGGCCCCTGCAGGGGTCTTCAGTGAAAGCGGTAATATTCATCTCCAAGGAAAACCAGGCCCTTCGGTCTTCTATAAAACCACAAGCCAATGAAGGGAGAGCAAAGGGCAAAGTGGTGCAAAAGGGAAACCAGATCCTGCTCAGAAATCCCGTTTAAGATTCTAATAAAATATAGTGGGGACATTGCAACATTCTGGAGAGGAGGGATAAAATTGCTACTTCCAGGCATTTCTCCAGTCCTTCCAAAATTATTACTCTCTTAAATTTGGAGAGAAAGGAGGGTGTGAATCAAGGGCTGGATACTCCCCCTCCATTATGGTTGCTGTTTGTTGGCTTTTAAGCCACTGTCCAACTACAAACTGGGGATGCTCCAAATGCAGAAAGAATCGCTTGGAATTACAGCCGGGCTTTGCGCAAAATGTCATTTCTGCTGGTCTCTCAGCAGAGCACGGATTTGGATTCGGCACCTGCTTGATGGTGATCCGGCTCATCTTCCTCGCTGCAAACGTCACTGTGTTTCACTGTCAGCCTAATCCCTGTTGCAACCACCCTGAGGGATGAGATAGGGGACGAAGCggccatttgttttattttcagagaagGCGATAAATTGTTAAAATTGTTCATACGTGTTGTGGCGAAGGAGGAAGTTACTTgcttttctattccttttctttcttttctatttttcttttttatttctatccttctattttttgtagtcggtattagtttttttatctgTATGATTGTCATATCCAGTAAAATTATTGTAAAAGAAAACGAAAAGGAAAGAAACGGCTCATGTCTGGAGTTGTGGCTGTAAAGTTTGCGGGGCCTGGCTAAGCTATCCAAAGGGCTCCCCCCCCCTCTAAAGGGTGTACGTGACGTCAGAATGAGGGGCCCCTCGGGGGGCTGGCAGTGGCTCTGAGGGTCAACTTCCCCAGAGGTGGCTGTCGGATCAGCTTAGTCCAGCCCTCCTGACTGCGGTCACCCCTTTGCACAAGACTTCCACGTGCAATCCCAACAAAGGGCCACCGGCTGGGGAAAGGGATTCAGCGGGGAGGATGAAACCCAAAAGCAAGTGACCCCGGTTTGAGCCGAAAGGAGGCGGAAGCGGGACACAGCATTTCAAAACCAAAAGAGCTGCAGAAGCCCAGCACCCCGCGTTTTCCCCCCTATAATTTTTCAGCCTGGCACACCGTTCTTAAAatgtttgccaagaaaacggcaagCTTTTGTCCGggccaggagccaagactgacttgaaggcacagcaTTTTGATTCGAACGGTTGGCACTCAGAAGGAACGATTACtcaggatcccccccccccaacaataaACCAACCCATTTCCACCATGTCAGCTATCCAAATGTGTCGGTTGTGATTTCTACCGATCTACTGACTGTGAAAAGTGTAGCCTGGACTACGCAGCCGGTTGGATTCTGCACCCAATTTTCGGCACCCTGAGCTAGAGGGAGCGCGCTTATTCCCACGATTTAGGGAATATTCGCAGTCTGGCTTTTGCCCAGGCGGATGAAGCCGTGTCGGGTACAGTTCATCTGGCCGAAAACTGGCATCAGGTGGCAATGATCATATTCTGCTAGGAGGAAAAAGGGACGCCTTCCAGACACGACAGCTTTGGGGTCCCCCCTCAATTCACAAGCCCCAGCGGGAGAGACGACGCCCCGTTTTCCTCCTTGAATCGGCTCCGGGCCAGGGCGCCTGCCTTGGATCTGATCCCAGATCTTGGATCTGGGCAGACATTCCCCCGCTGCCCACGTTGCTCTGCAGGTCCGAGGGTTGCCGCCCCCAGGATAACCCAAATCCCTTTTCCGCTGTGGGGGAGGAGACGCTCCCGAGGGCAGCCCGGGCGGCTCCAGAGATGGGTCTCCGCCTGACGCCGGTCGCCGAAATCTGCAGCGGCATCGCCTTCCAGACAGGCAGGCGCGCATTTCAAGAGCCCCGCGCTGCGTGCGCTCAGAACATGCCCCGGAGCTGCTGGGTGTGGGGCGGGGAGGGTGAGAAGGGGCTTCTGGGGGCTGAGGCGTTCTCGACAAGTAACTCCCCCCCGCTCCCATCCCCCGAAGCAAAGGGGCGAGATAAGGAGGGGGCGGTGTCCCTCCATAAACTGGAGCCCGGCTTGGTCGCCCCGGCTTCGCTCAGCGAACCTGCTGCCCTCCACGCCCCGCACGCCCCCGCCCCCCGATTGGGACATACCCCGCTGCGATTTCACAACAAACGCTTCGCCGCcgcttcttcttttttattgccTTGCAAGCTGGTTCTGGGATGGGcagagggggtgggtgggggaggggggagccgcGGCCCTTCCACCGCCGCGGCTCCGGGCTCGTTCCGTCCTGCCGGGAGGCGGGGAGGCTGCCGGGCCGGTCCCGCCTCCCGCGGAAGGCGGTGACTCCGGCGCGGCCCGGAGATAAAAGAGCCGGAGCCTGCGGTGGCGGCAGTCCAGCTTCGAGCGAGACTCGCGGGAGCGATCGCCACAAGGATGGccctctggctctggctctgctgctgctgcctggcCGCCTGGCCGGCCCCGGGGCGCTCGGACACCGCGACGGCGCTGCCAGGTGGGTGCTGCTCCGGGGAGCGGCGAAGGGGATGCCCCGGcgggcgggagggggcccggggGAGTAGGCGGCCTGGGCCCCCACCCGAAGAGCCACCGCGGGGCGGGAGGGCCCCTGAACCCCGCTCGCGCTTCCTGGCAGGCGTCCTCGATGCCCAGCCTGGCGGAAGGGGCTCCTGCCGCGGACGGTCCacaccgccccccacccccacccccgtgtTCCGGCCCgctttttctctgccttttgcAGATTTTTTAGCTGCTGGGGGGGCCGGGCGAAAAGCGGCCCTCGCTGGTTCCCGGGAACAGCGCCGCCTCTGCCCGCTCCTGCCTTGCCGGGGGATCCCGCCCTTGGTAGAACTGAAAACAGCCGGTTTCCGCAGTTGGCTGTTGACAAGCCTTTCGCTGGCTGCGGCCGTTGCTGTTACCCCCGGTGGTCTGAACGCGGCTGGGCGCCGAGATTCCTTCCGAAACCACAACACCCCCCTCCGGGTGCTGCACTTTGCTTTAATTAGAACAGCGTGCGACTCTTATTTTCCTCTGTTTTCTGTTTGTGCCCGGAGGGTAAAAGGGAGAGGAGACGACGACGCCCCCCTTTGGGGCTGGTTCTCCAGGCCAAACTGTTTGCCAAGGGCTTAAGAGTCCCTGGCAGCTGTTCCTCTCTCCGCGAAAATGAGCCGCGGCTGCAGCTGGTCAAGGACTGGGCTGCAGATGCGGAAAACGGGCCGCTGCGAAGGAGGAACCGCCCTCGCGGAGCCTTCGCTGGGGCCCGGCGGAAGGAGGGGGCCCTTGAATGGCAAAGGGCCACGGAGTTCCGGGCTGGGATGTCGGGGGCTCCTCCACGGTTATCCTCCAGAGAGAGGGAACCCTGGCTGGTGGGTCTGCCCAGTGGAGGCTGAGACAGACCGACAGACCTTGGGTGGGCGCGCTGGAGGGGCTCTCCCCCAGAGCGGCAGCCGGGTGCCAGGCCTGAGCTGCGGAGCGCCCACAGAGGAGGAAATGGGCATATCAGCTTGCTCTTCCTGCCGGTTTTGATCCTCCCTAGCCTTGGGATGCAGAACGGATGCCGAAGAAACCAAATAGGAGGCAGTGAACTGGAGCCGGGGAAAGCAGTTCCCACGGGTCGCTGGGCCCTGAAGCAGGGCCAGCTCTGCCAAGGGGCCCGGCCAGGAACCGGTCATCTGTTGAGCTTGTTGTGAGTTTGGCTGATGCTGTGTCTCGTTCCTCGGAAACCAAATTATGAGTAATCCTCCAGTGGGCAATTTAGGTTTTGCAGCATAGTCTGTTTACTTCCTCCTAAATATCTCTGCACCTTGTTTTGGGAGGGCAGCACCAATGGCCAGAGGGGAGCGTAACTCTTCCCGTCTCCCCAACCTGGCACTCTCTGCATGTCCCATCGTCCATAACTCAGCATCGAGAGCGGCTGCTTAAGTTCTCCTCAGGTGTGCCCTGCCTTCAGCTGGTCCAGCTCAAAAGCCCCAGTTccacaaacatttaaaaagtttagGAAACGAGCTACCATCGAGCCATGGTTTAGTGCGAGACATACTTTGGGCTGGACCATGCTGTGGTCGGTCCCCTTCTGGTTTAGCAAGTGGTGCATGCTCAGCCACTTGTGAGCTAACTGGTCAACCACAatcaaacaaaccatggcttgacACGAGAGATGCGTTTCTGGGCCTGATCCACTGTTAACCCCctcttccttcagcttttccaGAAGGCGGAGGAGAACAGCCACTGCCACCCATTTCAGCCGACTTCTCCCAACACGACATTCTTCAGGATGAGATTTCTCAGGAGTTCCTGCTCCAGAAGATCCGTGAAAGTCTTGGAGATGGTGAGGCTGAGAAGGGGGGAGGCATTTTTGGgttagatggatgatagatagaccCAAACCCATCCAGAGGTGTGAtgcgcacacacgcacaccccccctcccatcttttgGACTGAGGTAAAAAGCCCTCGAGGCTCACCAATTCTATTGCCTGGGACTGTTGCTGTGCGAGAAGCAAAGGGCCTTGTTCCGGTGGGGAAGGAAAAttcacactggctggggaaacTCTGTGCCCCCAGTTGAGATGCAGGAGCCCTGACAGGGCTGCGGGGAAAGGCAAAGGGCAGCCCGAGATGACAGGTCCCCCCCAAGGAACCAATGGAACAGCGAGAAGAGCAAAGAAGCATTTACTCCTGGGAACGCAGGGTCGAGGCACGCATAGCCATGGCTGCAGAAACCAAGCCGCCTGTCAGAGCTGTGTTTTCTCTGTCATCGGAACCCAGCCAGGGTGGCTTCGATGGCAGGGTCTGCAGCTGTGTCTAATGCATGAAGGGGGGGGCAGGCTTGGGGCAACCCCTTGTTACTACTTGCCCCTTCTCCTCGTTTAGACCACCAGTTCCCCATCCTGGTCCATGGGGAGCCCCAGGCGGTTCCCCTGAAGCCCAGAGGGAGAAGCCCCCCTTGCAGCAGAGTCGGCTGCACTCGGAAGCCCCCCCTCTACAAGCTGGAGGACTTCCCGCCTGGCCGCCCCACCCACAGCAACCTGGGCCACCTCTGCGCCCCGGAGCGGAGGAAGCCCAGCTACGGGCCCTGGAACCTGCCCCAGACAAGCTTCAGCCACCTCTCCCGCCAGGGGGAGGCCATGAACAAGCTGGAGGGCCAGTTCGGCCACTGCTGCCAGCTGGCCGAGGGCGAGAAGCTGCCCTGCTGCACCAGGACGGTGAGTGTGCGTGGGGGGTCCCTGTGGCTTTCTGCAAGAGGAGTCCTTTCGGCCAGGCCAAGCTGCACCCTGCAGAGCGTCTGCTAGCCGCGGGGGTCTTCCTCTGCAACCGCTCTTTGGCCACCTGGCCTGGCGGAACGTTCTGGAGACCCCAAAGCTTGCCCCCTGTATGCCCAGTTTCCTTGGTTCCTATTGCTGGGGGGCAGGTCCTGTGATCTTAACCgcatgggtgggtgggggtctTCTGGACACTCTTGACCAGGTGTTAAAGCAGctttaaactttgttttaaaactttaaacAAACTTTAAACTTTCACCctacaaaagagatttttttaagtaGAAAAAGTTATTGAGTTATTCGGGTATTGTGCATCCAAGCCCTTGGTCCTGGAAGGATCCAGGGTTTTGTCCAAAGCACTGAACCCTTTCTTTCCCCCCAAACAAACTATCTGGGGATCATGCTGGTTCTGCAGTGTCAATGGGGGGGATCCCccccaa of the Candoia aspera isolate rCanAsp1 chromosome 17, rCanAsp1.hap2, whole genome shotgun sequence genome contains:
- the ECM1 gene encoding extracellular matrix protein 1; translation: MALWLWLCCCCLAAWPAPGRSDTATALPAFPEGGGEQPLPPISADFSQHDILQDEISQEFLLQKIRESLGDDHQFPILVHGEPQAVPLKPRGRSPPCSRVGCTRKPPLYKLEDFPPGRPTHSNLGHLCAPERRKPSYGPWNLPQTSFSHLSRQGEAMNKLEGQFGHCCQLAEGEKLPCCTRTWEGGLMHFCKQEYSTKTRPFHCCLEASKQARLACFTNQAPFPAYDKEGSSLDMAQLTTPLLDSLCSQAPHQSKQRPSPALVQNITDSCCKLQESERTQCAEEVKLQFIATFCGSQKRSWKDPQKCCAQDNEAARSDCFNRSYLGHISLLSSEQAVPPTEATS